TCACCGCTGGAAACCGGGGTGCCGTCCGGCAGCGTGACCGCGGTATGGCCGCCGTTCCAGCCGATCACCACGGCGTTGGGCGCCGTGCCGTACTTGAAGCCACGCGCCAGCAGCGCCGACTCCTCGTTGCCGGTGTTGAAACGACCGCTGAACGCGGGCCGGTCCGATGCAACGTTCGAAACAAGTGAGGCCAGACCGGAGCAATCCGTTCCTGCCGCCGAGTTACCGCCGGTGATGTACGGCGTGCCCGACATCTGCGTCAGCAGAGTCATCAGAGTCGCTAAATCAAACATGAGCCGGGACGGTACTGAGCGTTTGAATAGACAACCAAACTTTGTGCAGGCCATCACTTTTGCGCGCAAAACGAGACGCACATCTCATCTGGACGTGAAAAGTCCTGGTAGAAGAACCGCGAAATCATAAATTCGACATGCGTGGAAGAGTAACCGCGTCTTGACTTTTCGGGCCTCAAAACCCGAGATGCAGCAACTTTAGGGCAAAGGCAGTGTTTAGCAAAGAGTTATTCGTCACTATGCGCAAAATGCCCGGAAAGGAACCTTTCTCGGCCGCCGAAATAGCAGTTGTGCGGCGCCCGTGGGACGTTCGTCCGGCACATCGCGAATGTGTTCGCTATCTACACAATTCACGAATGCTCCGCTCTGCAAAGATGACCACACTGCAAGCTGTCCAAAGCAACTTCACCCCAAGGTAATTGAGGATGCTGCCACGAATTACTCTGCACGACAACTACTTACGACCCACCTTTTTGATCATGCGCACCGTAGCGCGCTCGATCGATTCGCGCTTGGCCTCCGGGCTACGTTGACGCTTGACTCTCCGCAGTGCCGGGGCAATGGTCAGGCCCTGCTCATAGGCTGTGACAACGCGGGGGTCCACGTATGACCGCCGGGCCACCGCGGGGGTGTTTCCCAGCTGCTCCGCCACCGCCCGCATCACCGCCGCTTCCTCACGACGACGCGCAGTCTTGGACGTCGGCTCTCCGGCGACAGCGAAAGCTTCGGCGGCCAGGACGGTGCCGTGCCATGTACGCAGATCTTTGACGCTGTAGTCATCGCCTACCAATTCCCGGAACCTCAGATTGATGTCGTCGGCGTGCACCTCCGTCCAACCCTCCGACGTGCGATACGCGAGTAAGCGCGGCGTCGTAGTCTCGGCGCGCAACAGCGATCGGACCGCGCGAAGGACCAACGGATCTTCCAGTGAAATCGAACGCCGCACACCACTTTTCGCCGGGTAGTCGAACTCGACGCTGTCTCGGTGCAGGCGCACATGCTCGCGCAGCAGCGTCGAAAGTCCATAGCTGCCGTTCTCTTCCACATACTCTTCACCGCCGGCCCGAAAATATCCCTGGTCGATCATGTGTTGGGCCAGCGCTAGCACCCGACCGCGCGCAAGGCCGCGGGTCCGCAAGTCGGCAAGTAGATTGAGCCGCCAGCCGGGGAGATGCTTGGCGAGACTCACTGTGCGCTCGTACTTCTCCTCGGAACGCTCCTCCTGCCAACGCTCGTGATAGATGTACTGTCGACGTCCGGCGGCGTCGGTGCCGACCGCCTGAATATGGCCGTTCGGATGCGGCGAGATCCATACCTTCTTCCAGGCGGGCGGGATCACCAACGCCTCGATCCGCGCGAGTTCGTCTGCTTCGGTGATGCGGATCCGGTCGTCCCCTGCGTAGGAGAATCCGCGTCCACGGCGCGTGCGGCGCAGACCCGGTCCGTCGACGACGCTCTTACGCAGCCGCATGGCGGCCGGCCTTCGCTGCGTGTTCACCCGCACACGACTACCCAGCGGATCCAGCGCAGTAACGCCACAGTCTGCGCGGCTCAACCCGACACGACCGGATCAGTCGTCGTAGCGCAATCGGGCATGAGACGGTAGTTAGTCATGCAGGGCTTTGAGTACGTCAGCTACGAGACTTTCGGTCGACGCTTCTTCGAAGTGGCGGTGACCGAAGAACGCGTCGCCGCTGCGTTCGCGGCGATCGCCGGTAGTCAATTCGAGATGCCGCCGATGGCTCAGGGCCCCGGCAAGCTCGCCCGCGTCAGCGCCGCGGTCACGATCAAGCAGCCGCAAGTCACCCGCCATGTCGCGGACAGCATCACCTTCGACATCCACATCCCGTTGCTCATCGACCTACTTGTCGACTTGCGAATTGACAAGCAGCGCTTCACCGTTGACGGTGATATCGCGCTGAGCGCAACCGCGCGAGCCGCCGAGCCGCTCAAACTGATTGTCGACGTTGCCAAGCCACGGGCCTCGGACATCGCGGTGCACGTGTCCTCCAAAAGCATTCGCGGAGAGATTGTCCGCATCATCGGCGGCGTCGATGCCGAGATCCGCCGCTTCATCGCGCAATACGTCAACGAAGAAATTGACAACCCGCAGTCGCAAGCGGCCCAGGTCATCGACGTTGCCGAGCAGCTTGATCAGACCTGGGCCGGCATCTGAGCCGGCGTGGTTTACCCCCACCAACCGAGGGTATGTAAAGCCAGCGCTAACCCGGCATATCCAGCGTCTAAGGGAGTTAGGTGACGTGGCACAAGTCAACGTCTCGACAACATCGGACCTGTCACCGCAGTCTGCCTGGAAATTGGCATCGGACCTGAGCCGGTTCGGCGACTGGATGACGATCTTCGGCGGCTGGCGCGGCGACGTCCCCGCCACAATCACGAAGGGCACACGCGTCTCGTCGTTGATCAAGGTCAAGGGATTCCGCAACGTAATCCACTGGGAAGTCACCAGATACGACGAGCCCCACGAGATCGAGTTGAGTGGTCATGGTCGAGGCGGGGTCGAGATCACCGTCGCGATGGGGGTCACGGACAACTCACCGGGGTCGACGTTCGACCTGAGCGCCGACCTGTCCGGCGGGCTGCTGAACGGTCCGCTCGGAAAATTGGTGGCCCGGATCATCAAGTCCGATGTGCGCAAGTCGGTGTGCAATCTCGCCGTGCTGGAGTGACGACCGGTCGCCGCGTCACGATGCGACGCGGCGACCTCCGCCGCCGCGCTCGGCGTCCCGAATCCGTCGCGACTCCGACGTCAGACCTGATAAGACCAGACCCGTCACCAGCAAGGTGACGCTCGCCGCACTCACCCCGACGCCGACCTGCCGGACCGCGAAGCCCGTCACACAGACGACGGCCGAGACGATTGTTAGCGCGACGAGGACGAGAGCGGAGCGGGGCATACGATTCAGCTACCCCGATCGCGCGATGTGAAAACAGGTCTGACGGGCAGCCGGTTTGTGCGCCGCGCCGAGCGGCTACATGGTCGAGATGACGTCGGTTGTGGTCGTAGGCAGTGGGTTCACTGGATTTGAATGTGCGCGGCGCCTGGCGCGCAAGCTGCGCCGGAGCGACGTAGACGTGACCATCATCTCGCCGGTGGACTACATGCTCTACACGCCACTGCTGCCGGATGTTGCCGGCGGAGTGGTGGACGCCCGGTTCGTCGCCATCCCACTGGCGGGAACGCTTAAGGGAGTTCGCGCGATTCGCGGCCGCGTCGACAGCGTCGACCTCGACCAGCACCGCCTGCAGTTCACCGATCTCGAACAGCGCACTCGCGACCTGTCCTGGGACCGTCTGGTGCTGACTCCGGGTTCGGTGACGCGGCTGTTCGACATCCCGGGATTGTCCCAGTACGCAAGAGGATTGAAGTCAACCGCGGAGGCGCTGTATCTCCGCGATCACGTGCTCCAGCAGTTGGAGCTCGCGTGCCTGGAAGAGGACCCGGCCCTGGCGCAGGCTCGACGCACCATCGTCGTTGTCGGCGCCTCGTATTCGGGTACCGAGCTCGTCCTGCAGCTTCGCGCGCTGGCCGACGCGGCCGCCAAGCAGATGAATTTCGATCCCAACTCGGTGAAGTTCCAGCTTCTCGACCTCGCGGAGCAGGTGATGCCCGAAGTGGGCGAGAAGCTGGGGGCGCGCGCGCAGCGCGTGTTACAGCGGCGCGCCGTCGACGTCCGGCTGGGGCTGACGTTGAACGAGGTCCACCCCAATCACGTTGTGCTCAGCGATGATTCGCGCGTCGATACGCACACCGTTGCCTGGGTGACCGGGGTGACGGCTGCACCGCTGATCGGCACGCTCGGACTGCCCACCGAGAAGGGCCGGTTGAAGGTGCAGACCGATCTCAGCGTTCCCGGCCATCCCGACGTCTTCGCCGCCGGTGACGCCGCCGCGGTGCCAGACGTGACGCAGCCGGGCAAGATCACCCCGCCCACCGCGCAGCACGCGACCCGGCAGGGCAAGACGCTCGGCAACAATGTCGCAGCCAGCCTGGGGCGCGGCAAGACTCGTGAATACAAGCATCACGACATGGGTCTGGTCGTCGACCTCGGGCCGCATCATGCTGTCGCGAACCCGCTGAAGATCCCGCTGTCTGGCTTCCCGGCCAAGGTGGTCGCCCGCGCTTACCACCTCTATGCGATTCCGCGCGGAGTCAACCGTTGGGCGGTCACGCTGGCCTACCTGACCGACGCCATGTTCGCGCGGTCGGTGGTGTCGCTGGGGCTCTCGACCCAGAGCGACGCCGAATTCTCCACCAGCGAGGGCATTCCGCTGCCAGAAGCCGGCTGAAGTCACCGACCTTGCACGGGTTAGGTTGGGCCGGTGAAGTTCGTGGTGGCCGCCTACGGCAGTCGCGGCGACATCGAACCCTGTATCGCCGTTGCGGGGGAGCTGCAGCGTCGGGGCCACGATGTGCAGATGGCCGTGACGGTCCCGGCAGATCTGCGGAGCCACGTCGAGGCAACGGGACTGTCGACCCAGCCGTACGGACAGGACTGGCAGGAGCTGCTGGCCACCGACGACTTCACCCGCATGCTGCGCAACCCGATGAGCACGATTCCACAGGCGGTGGACTACGTCGCGCGGGTCAACGCGGAGAAGACCGCAGCACTGGCCGCATTGGCCGACGGCGCCGACCTCGTCGTGGCCGGCATGACCGAGCAGGAGACGGCCGCGAAAGTGGCTGAGCGGTACCGCATTCCGGTCGCGGCGTTGCACTTCTTTCCGGCGCAGATCCTGCCGCAGGGCGCGTCGTGGCCGGATCATGAGCCGGACCGTGCCCTGCAGATACAGGCATACGACGAGATCTGCATACCGGGACTGGCCGCCGGATGGGGGGACGGTGCGGATCGACGGCCCTTCGTCGGAGCGCTGACGCTGCAGTTGCCGACGGACACCGACGACGACGTGGCGTCGTGGATATCGGCCGGATCGCCGCCGGTGTATTTCGGGTTCGGCAGCATGCCGGTCGCGGGACCCGCAGAGATGGTTGCGGTGATCGGCGCGGCATGCGCCCGCACCGACGTTCGCGCATTGATTTGCTTGGGCCCGAACTACTTTGACGAATCACCCGATTCGGCTCAGGTGAAGACCATCCGCGATGCGAACCACGCCGCCGTATTTCCCGCCTGCCGCGCCGTCGTTCATCACGGCGGTGCCGGCACAACGGCCGCCGGCATGCGGGCCGGGGCACCGAGCCTGGTCCTGTGGAGCGGGTTGGACCAGCCGGTGTGGGCGACGTCGGTAGCACACCTCGGCGTCGGCTTCGGGCGCCGCTTTTCGGAGTCGACGCTGGAC
The sequence above is a segment of the Candidatus Mycobacterium wuenschmannii genome. Coding sequences within it:
- a CDS encoding LapA family protein, producing the protein MPRSALVLVALTIVSAVVCVTGFAVRQVGVGVSAASVTLLVTGLVLSGLTSESRRIRDAERGGGGRRVAS
- a CDS encoding glycosyltransferase, with translation MKFVVAAYGSRGDIEPCIAVAGELQRRGHDVQMAVTVPADLRSHVEATGLSTQPYGQDWQELLATDDFTRMLRNPMSTIPQAVDYVARVNAEKTAALAALADGADLVVAGMTEQETAAKVAERYRIPVAALHFFPAQILPQGASWPDHEPDRALQIQAYDEICIPGLAAGWGDGADRRPFVGALTLQLPTDTDDDVASWISAGSPPVYFGFGSMPVAGPAEMVAVIGAACARTDVRALICLGPNYFDESPDSAQVKTIRDANHAAVFPACRAVVHHGGAGTTAAGMRAGAPSLVLWSGLDQPVWATSVAHLGVGFGRRFSESTLDTLTADLQAILSRSYSEQARSGAPQMTSPAESLTRAADLLEEAATRGSQD
- a CDS encoding NAD(P)/FAD-dependent oxidoreductase; this encodes MTSVVVVGSGFTGFECARRLARKLRRSDVDVTIISPVDYMLYTPLLPDVAGGVVDARFVAIPLAGTLKGVRAIRGRVDSVDLDQHRLQFTDLEQRTRDLSWDRLVLTPGSVTRLFDIPGLSQYARGLKSTAEALYLRDHVLQQLELACLEEDPALAQARRTIVVVGASYSGTELVLQLRALADAAAKQMNFDPNSVKFQLLDLAEQVMPEVGEKLGARAQRVLQRRAVDVRLGLTLNEVHPNHVVLSDDSRVDTHTVAWVTGVTAAPLIGTLGLPTEKGRLKVQTDLSVPGHPDVFAAGDAAAVPDVTQPGKITPPTAQHATRQGKTLGNNVAASLGRGKTREYKHHDMGLVVDLGPHHAVANPLKIPLSGFPAKVVARAYHLYAIPRGVNRWAVTLAYLTDAMFARSVVSLGLSTQSDAEFSTSEGIPLPEAG
- a CDS encoding type II toxin-antitoxin system Rv0910 family toxin; translated protein: MAQVNVSTTSDLSPQSAWKLASDLSRFGDWMTIFGGWRGDVPATITKGTRVSSLIKVKGFRNVIHWEVTRYDEPHEIELSGHGRGGVEITVAMGVTDNSPGSTFDLSADLSGGLLNGPLGKLVARIIKSDVRKSVCNLAVLE
- a CDS encoding peptidoglycan endopeptidase, which encodes MMACTKFGCLFKRSVPSRLMFDLATLMTLLTQMSGTPYITGGNSAAGTDCSGLASLVSNVASDRPAFSGRFNTGNEESALLARGFKYGTAPNAVVIGWNGGHTAVTLPDGTPVSSGEGGGVRIGGGGAYQHQFTHHMYLPIDGEAPADAPAPVLVSVVAPDAPPPPAPDAPPPPAPDAPPPAETPNDAPAPPEAA
- a CDS encoding DNA topoisomerase IB, with product MRLRKSVVDGPGLRRTRRGRGFSYAGDDRIRITEADELARIEALVIPPAWKKVWISPHPNGHIQAVGTDAAGRRQYIYHERWQEERSEEKYERTVSLAKHLPGWRLNLLADLRTRGLARGRVLALAQHMIDQGYFRAGGEEYVEENGSYGLSTLLREHVRLHRDSVEFDYPAKSGVRRSISLEDPLVLRAVRSLLRAETTTPRLLAYRTSEGWTEVHADDINLRFRELVGDDYSVKDLRTWHGTVLAAEAFAVAGEPTSKTARRREEAAVMRAVAEQLGNTPAVARRSYVDPRVVTAYEQGLTIAPALRRVKRQRSPEAKRESIERATVRMIKKVGRK